From Phenylobacterium immobile (ATCC 35973), a single genomic window includes:
- a CDS encoding NAD(P) transhydrogenase subunit alpha yields the protein MEAVDPTIFRLAIFVLAIFVGYYVVWSVTPALHTPLMAVTNAISSVIIVGALLAAAAHGADGALTSNVLISKGSGALAAALAAVNIFGGFLVTQRMLAMYKKKAPPTRKDETA from the coding sequence TCGACCCAACGATCTTCCGCCTGGCGATCTTCGTCCTCGCCATCTTCGTCGGCTACTATGTCGTCTGGAGCGTGACGCCGGCCCTGCACACGCCGCTGATGGCCGTGACCAACGCCATCTCCTCGGTGATCATCGTCGGCGCGCTGCTGGCCGCGGCGGCGCACGGCGCCGACGGGGCGCTTACCTCCAACGTTCTGATCTCGAAGGGGTCGGGCGCCCTGGCTGCGGCTCTGGCGGCGGTGAATATCTTCGGCGGCTTCCTCGTCACTCAGCGAATGCTGGCGATGTACAAGAAGAAGGCTCCACCGACCCGCAAGGACGAGACGGCGTGA